TCACTCTAGTGACAGCTGCGGGAACATCTCAAGAAAAACTGCAAAACGTTCCCCTTTTTGCATTAGATCGGGAAATGACACAAAATAATTTAATGGCCCTCTATGTACCGCCTGTTCAAGAGGATAACGTGTTATACAGGGAATTTGAGACACTTCGAGAAGTGATTGCAAAACTTCGTGGTCCGGATGGATGTCCATGGGATAAAAAGCAGACACATCATTCTCTAAAAAGGTATCTTTTGGAAGAGGCTTATGAGGTGATTGATGCAATTGATCAAGAAGATGATGATCATTTACAGGAAGAACTGGGTGATGTATTGCTGCAGGTGATGCTTCATGCACAGATTGGGGAAGACGAAGGTTTTTTTAACGTTGAAGATATTATAGAGACATTGACTTCAAAAATGATTCGTCGTCACCCTCATGTATTTGGGGATACAACAGCTCATACAGAAGAGCAGGTAAATGAAAACTGGGAAGCCATCAAACGTTCTGAAAAAGAGACAAAAGACGCTGAAGATTCTCTTTTAACCGATATTCCTGCATCAATGCCAGCACTTATGCAAGCTTATGAACTGCAAAAAAAAGCTGCAAAAGTTGGATTTGACTGGAATGATGACGCACCGATGTGGAAAAAACTGCAAGAAGAAACCGCGGAATGGCTTTATGAGGTAAAACAAGGGAATAAAGAAGCCATGAAAAAAGAATTTGGAGATTTGTTGTTTGTACTCGTGAATTTGGGGCGTTTTTATAAGCTGCATCCTGAAGAATCTTTGCATATGACTAATGTAAAATTTAAAAAGAGATTTTCCTACATTGAAAAAGTATTAATTAATCAAGGACGTTCTTTAGAAGACACTACATTAGATGATATGGATGAGTTATGGGAAGAGGCAAAACGAAAATAATCGTTTCATTTGTTTAGGAGAGGAGAGTCTATATGCGAATTGATAAATTTTTAAAGGTTTCTAGATTAATTAAGAGAAGAACATTAGCCAAAGAAGTGGCTTCTCAAGGAAGAATTACAGTAAATGGAAACAAAGCCAAAGCGGGAACAGAAGTAGCACCTGGAGATGAAGTTTCTATAAGGTTTGGCTCTAAACTTGTTACGGTCCGCGTAGATGAAATAAAGGACACGACCAAAAAAGAAGTGTCAAACACGATGTATACCGTACTAAAAGAAGAACCAGTAAATGAATAATGGAAAAAGGCATATTTCTACTACTATCTCTTAGGAAAGGCACATATATATGTGACAAGCTATCGATAAGAGGAGTGTGTGGAATATGTCTTTTAGAGAAGATTCAATGGCACAACGTCCGCAGCCCCCGCACGAAGTAATATTAAAAGGCAGGAAA
This DNA window, taken from Alteribacillus bidgolensis, encodes the following:
- the mazG gene encoding nucleoside triphosphate pyrophosphohydrolase codes for the protein MNNNSSKNTNIPQITVIGLGIGELAQLPLGVYQILKKAAPLFLRTAKHPVVKELEEEEISYLSFDHLYEANDTFEMVYKNIIKELIEAASNHNHIYYAVPGHPMTAELTVEQLLEKEGNGELQVEILGGQSFLDPMFSALRIDPNNGFQLLDATAIQTKDIKMTQHIIISQIYDQMIASEVKLTLMEKYPDDYEVTLVTAAGTSQEKLQNVPLFALDREMTQNNLMALYVPPVQEDNVLYREFETLREVIAKLRGPDGCPWDKKQTHHSLKRYLLEEAYEVIDAIDQEDDDHLQEELGDVLLQVMLHAQIGEDEGFFNVEDIIETLTSKMIRRHPHVFGDTTAHTEEQVNENWEAIKRSEKETKDAEDSLLTDIPASMPALMQAYELQKKAAKVGFDWNDDAPMWKKLQEETAEWLYEVKQGNKEAMKKEFGDLLFVLVNLGRFYKLHPEESLHMTNVKFKKRFSYIEKVLINQGRSLEDTTLDDMDELWEEAKRK
- a CDS encoding RNA-binding S4 domain-containing protein, whose amino-acid sequence is MRIDKFLKVSRLIKRRTLAKEVASQGRITVNGNKAKAGTEVAPGDEVSIRFGSKLVTVRVDEIKDTTKKEVSNTMYTVLKEEPVNE